Proteins co-encoded in one Haloarcula pelagica genomic window:
- a CDS encoding RsmB/NOP family class I SAM-dependent RNA methyltransferase produces MEQLERYRAIVDDFAAFRAACDRPLPSAVRVNTIKATVEQVRVALDDAGIAAEPVGWHDGLFVLPEQSAGANWPYFHGWTHGQEEVSAIPATVLDPQPGERVWDACAAPGSKTTQLAALMDDRGEVVATDNNLGRISALRTNTERLGATSVAVTHEDGRNHSLKPFGGAGYDRALVDVPCSCEGTIRKNPDALADWSLSHVEGVAGVQKGILARAVQVTEPGGTVVYSTCTFAPEENEAVLDHVLAAEDCELVDYDLPLTHRDGVTEWDGESFDPAVERAKRIYPHHNDTGGFFCAKLEVTG; encoded by the coding sequence ATGGAACAACTGGAACGGTACCGCGCTATCGTCGACGACTTCGCGGCGTTCCGTGCGGCCTGTGACCGCCCGCTCCCGTCGGCGGTCAGAGTCAACACGATCAAAGCGACCGTCGAACAGGTTCGGGTCGCCCTCGACGACGCGGGCATCGCCGCCGAGCCGGTCGGTTGGCACGACGGCCTGTTCGTCCTCCCCGAACAGTCGGCCGGTGCGAACTGGCCGTACTTCCACGGCTGGACCCACGGCCAGGAGGAAGTCTCGGCGATCCCGGCGACGGTCCTCGATCCGCAGCCGGGCGAGCGGGTCTGGGACGCCTGTGCTGCACCCGGGAGCAAGACGACCCAGCTGGCGGCGCTGATGGACGACCGCGGCGAGGTGGTCGCGACCGACAACAACCTCGGGCGGATCTCCGCACTGCGGACCAACACCGAGCGGCTCGGCGCGACGAGCGTCGCCGTCACCCACGAGGACGGCCGCAACCACTCGCTGAAACCGTTCGGCGGCGCCGGCTACGACCGCGCGCTCGTCGACGTGCCCTGCTCCTGTGAGGGGACCATCAGGAAGAACCCCGACGCGCTGGCGGACTGGTCGCTCTCCCACGTCGAGGGCGTCGCCGGCGTCCAGAAGGGGATCCTGGCCCGTGCCGTCCAGGTCACCGAACCCGGCGGGACCGTCGTCTACTCGACCTGTACGTTCGCCCCAGAGGAGAACGAGGCGGTTCTGGACCACGTCCTGGCGGCCGAGGACTGCGAACTCGTCGACTACGACCTCCCGCTGACCCACCGCGACGGCGTCACCGAGTGGGACGGGGAGTCGTTCGACCCCGCCGTCGAGCGCGCCAAGCGGATCTACCCCCACCACAACGACACGGGCGGGTTCTTCTGTGCGAAACTGGAGGTGACGGGATGA
- a CDS encoding DUF7122 family protein, translating into MSNDSTKFTRLPATDAERDDPERATRREVLEFWTERFGVPAETFADHTFWERGAGKIWLSRGDPPSPADIEGLGMTVLRTRQEHWKPTLEAVQRFGDDATENVLHLDRSQATTFVAGDDQELDWDGDWGYLIVTHDLAGEAEPVGVGLYVYGELRSQVPKGRRRDL; encoded by the coding sequence ATGAGCAACGACAGCACGAAGTTCACACGACTGCCGGCGACAGACGCCGAGCGGGACGACCCCGAGCGAGCCACGCGACGGGAAGTCCTGGAGTTCTGGACCGAACGCTTCGGCGTCCCCGCCGAAACCTTCGCCGACCACACCTTCTGGGAGCGCGGGGCCGGCAAGATCTGGCTCTCTCGGGGCGACCCGCCCTCGCCGGCCGACATCGAGGGGCTGGGGATGACGGTCCTCCGGACGCGCCAGGAACACTGGAAGCCGACACTGGAGGCGGTCCAGCGGTTCGGCGACGACGCCACCGAGAACGTGCTCCATCTCGATCGGTCGCAAGCGACGACGTTCGTCGCCGGCGACGACCAGGAACTCGACTGGGACGGCGACTGGGGCTACCTGATCGTCACGCACGACCTAGCCGGCGAGGCCGAACCGGTCGGTGTCGGGCTCTACGTCTACGGCGAACTCCGGTCGCAGGTTCCGAAGGGGCGCCGCCGGGACCTCTGA
- a CDS encoding dodecin family protein, translating to MTAIKIIKILGTSTDSWEAAATEAVERANETIDDIHGVEVEDWTATVTDGAITEYKATVEVAFPVQDRQT from the coding sequence ATGACAGCGATCAAGATCATCAAGATACTCGGCACGTCGACAGACTCCTGGGAGGCCGCGGCGACGGAGGCCGTCGAGCGCGCCAACGAGACGATCGACGACATCCACGGCGTCGAGGTCGAAGACTGGACCGCGACCGTCACCGACGGCGCGATCACCGAATACAAGGCGACCGTCGAGGTCGCGTTCCCGGTTCAGGATCGCCAGACCTGA